A stretch of the Gemmatimonas aurantiaca genome encodes the following:
- a CDS encoding TolC family protein, which translates to MSSVVGHPAATWLRAIVSRAACLVGGPSLLLLPALGAAAAQNRVPPDPREAGSSVQGDSIRLSLEQMRSLVLSSAPAYLAIREEFAVARGVLRQASILPFNPDLALNIPGTGPTQPRNPVEINLMQEIEWAGQRGLRRRATRAGVSLASAIIYDAARQSIAEASKAFYAAEASLRRLEVVRASAEFGRRLLEAVQLQLREGEISILEANLAEIEAGRARARVIGEQRQQTARLVELKRVVGMSVDAKLALEPSASASDTSGMPAVSAARPVAPVVDDSGQVRDLDSLVNAAIGNRADIRAFDAQISEVTLRAQLTRREAIPNVRLGVYMERMPGEQGLRLGPAFGFGLPLWNRNQGTADALAARRRQLELDRRAAVLRVRAQIVTAASAYVATANEIAIYARTVLQPARTNGALLETAYRAGKIPLPTLLLLRNQLLDAELGYWDAWLLRQQSLVELESALGGPAIAPSDAELPSLTTQESHR; encoded by the coding sequence ATGTCGTCAGTCGTAGGCCACCCGGCAGCGACGTGGCTTCGCGCGATCGTCTCGCGCGCCGCGTGCCTCGTCGGGGGCCCTTCTTTGCTGTTGCTGCCTGCGCTCGGCGCGGCAGCGGCACAGAACCGGGTACCACCCGATCCTCGCGAAGCAGGTTCTTCCGTACAGGGCGACAGCATCCGCCTGTCGTTGGAGCAGATGCGAAGCCTCGTGCTCTCCAGCGCTCCGGCCTATCTCGCCATTCGCGAGGAGTTCGCCGTCGCGCGGGGCGTGCTACGACAGGCATCAATCCTGCCGTTCAATCCGGACCTCGCGCTCAACATTCCGGGGACCGGGCCCACACAACCGCGGAATCCGGTCGAGATCAATCTCATGCAGGAAATCGAGTGGGCCGGCCAGCGCGGTCTGCGTCGTCGCGCCACGCGCGCCGGTGTGAGCCTCGCCAGCGCCATCATCTACGACGCTGCCCGCCAAAGCATCGCCGAAGCGTCCAAGGCATTCTATGCGGCCGAGGCATCGTTGAGACGCCTCGAAGTCGTGCGCGCCAGCGCGGAGTTCGGACGCCGCCTGCTCGAAGCCGTGCAGTTGCAGTTGCGCGAGGGGGAGATCAGCATACTCGAGGCGAATCTTGCCGAGATCGAAGCCGGGCGGGCGCGGGCCCGCGTGATCGGCGAACAGCGTCAGCAAACGGCCAGGCTGGTGGAGCTCAAGCGTGTCGTGGGCATGAGCGTGGATGCGAAGCTTGCCCTCGAACCCTCGGCATCAGCCTCCGACACGTCCGGAATGCCGGCAGTATCGGCCGCTCGACCCGTCGCACCGGTGGTGGACGACAGCGGGCAGGTGCGCGACCTCGATTCCCTGGTGAACGCCGCCATCGGCAATCGCGCGGACATCCGTGCCTTCGACGCCCAGATCAGTGAGGTCACACTGCGCGCGCAACTCACGCGACGGGAAGCGATCCCCAATGTGCGCCTGGGTGTGTACATGGAACGGATGCCCGGGGAGCAGGGACTGCGTCTCGGTCCGGCCTTCGGCTTTGGCCTCCCACTCTGGAACCGCAATCAGGGTACGGCGGACGCGCTGGCCGCGCGTAGACGGCAGCTCGAACTCGATCGGCGCGCGGCCGTCCTCCGGGTGCGCGCCCAGATCGTCACCGCCGCGAGCGCCTACGTCGCCACGGCCAACGAAATCGCGATCTATGCGCGCACGGTGCTGCAGCCGGCACGCACGAACGGCGCGTTGCTCGAGACGGCGTATCGCGCGGGCAAGATCCCGTTACCGACACTCCTCCTGCTCCGGAATCAGCTGCTCGATGCGGAGTTGGGCTATTGGGATGCGTGGCTACTCCGCCAGCAATCCCTGGTCGAATTGGAGTCCGCCCTCGGCGGGCCGGCCATCGCGCCATCGGATGCAGAATTGCCGTCGCTCACCACACAGGAATCCCACCGATGA